A region from the Lolium perenne isolate Kyuss_39 chromosome 4, Kyuss_2.0, whole genome shotgun sequence genome encodes:
- the LOC127293244 gene encoding phosphatidylinositol 4-phosphate 5-kinase 1 has protein sequence MRRVAPAMIFSASTAGGDAAADAFVEKALPNGDLYRGGFAGGAPHGKGKYVWADGCMYEGEWRRGKASGKGRFSWPSGATFEGEFRAGRIEGQGAFVGPDGATYRGAWAADRRHGAGAKSYANGDYYEGHWRRNMQDGHGRYVWAAGNQYVGEWRAGVISGRGVLIWANGSRYDGVWENGVPRGTGVFTWPDGSRYVGSWPRSCVDLPAISGTFFPPVGAAGAAVRKRSSVEGVGDKAAAVPRICIWESEGEAGDITCDIVDALEASMLYREAAAPGPTYARTQRSVRRAPHPAPCWSSSAATTPEGKRPGQTISKGHKNYDLMLQLQLGIRHSVGKSAAVPMRELALADFDPREKFWTRFPPEGTKVTPPHSSPDFRWKDYCPMVFRHLRKLFAVDPADYMLAICGNDALRELSSPGKSGSFFYLTQDDRFMIKTVRKSEVKLLIRMLPSYFQHVSRYDYSLITRFYGVHCVKPVNGPKVRFIVMGNLFCSEYQIHRRFDLKGSSYGRTADKFEEEIDETTTLKDLDLNFVFRLRRTWYRELHEQLQRDCEFLESEGIMDYSFLVGVHFCDDVSASKMGFSTFTASPKLSMKTEPFQVGGRGMPELCFSDNDFDRIPNCRKPLIRLGAHMPGRAEQASRRSEFDPFLLSGGGFLAANQTGEVSDVILYFGIIDILQDYDFTKRIEHAYKSLQTDPNSISAVDPKLYSRRFQDFIGRIFVEDG, from the exons ATGAGGCGGGTGGCGCCAGCCATGATCTTCTCCGCCTCAACCGCCGGCGgcgacgccgccgccgacgccttcGTGGAGAAGGCCCTCCCGAACGGGGACCTCTACCGCGGCGGCTTCGCGGGCGGGGCCCCGCACGGCAAGGGCAAGTACGTGTGGGCGGACGGGTGCATGTACGAGGGGGAGTGGCGGCGCGGCAAGGCCTCCGGCAAGGGCCGCTTCTCCTGGCCGTCGGGCGCCACCTTCGAGGGCGAGTTCCGCGCGGGGCGGATCGAGGGGCAGGGCGCCTTCGTGGGGCCCGACGGCGCCACCTACCGCGGCGCCTGGGCCGCGGACCGCCGCCACGGGGCCGGCGCCAAGAGCTACGCCAACGGGGACTACTACGAGGGCCACTGGCGCCGCAACATGCAGGACGGCCACGGCCGCTACGTCTGGGCGGCGGGGAACCAGTACGTCGGCGAGTGGCGCGCCGGGGTCATCTCGGGGCGCGGGGTGCTCATCTGGGCCAACGGGAGCCGCTACGACGGGGTGTGGGAGAACGGGGTGCCGAGGGGCACGGGGGTGTTCACCTGGCCTGACGGCAGCCGCTACGTCGGCTCCTGGCCCCGTAGCTGCGTCGACCTGCCCGCCATCAGCGGCACCTTCTTCCCGCCCGTTGGCGCCGCCGGTGCTGCTGTTCGGAAACGGTCCTCCGTCGAGGGGGTTGGGGACAAGGCGGCGGCCGTGCCGCGGATCTGCATCTGGGAGTCCGAGGGCGAGGCCGGGGACATCACCTGCGACATCGTCGACGCGCTCGAGGCCTCCATGCTCTACCGGGAGGCCGCCGCGCCTGGCCCGACATACGCCAGGACGCAGCGCAGCGTCCGACGAGCCCCCCACCCTGCCCCGTGCTGGTCCTCGTCTGCGGCCACCACGCCCGAGGGGAAGCGGCCTGGACAGACCATCTCCAAGGGCCATAAGAACTACGACCTCATGCTGCAGCTGCAGCTGGGCATCAG GCATTCGGTGGGGAAGTCTGCTGCCGTGCCGATGCGGGAGCTGGCGCTGGCCGATTTCGATCCCAGGGAGAAGTTCTGGACAAGGTTCCCGCCGGAGGGCACAAAGGTCACACCACCGCATTCCTCCCCGGATTTCCGGTGGAAGGACTACTGCCCCATGGTGTTCAG ACATTTGAGGAAGTTGTTTGCGGTTGATCCGGCGGATTACATGCTCGCTATCTGTGGAAATGATGCCCTCAGGGAGCTGTCTTCGCCTGGGAAGAGCGGGAGTTTCTTCTATCTCACCCAAGATGATCGGTTCATGATTAAGACAGTGAGGAAATCAGAAGTCAAG TTACTGATCCGGATGTTGCCTAGCTACTTCCAACATGTCAGTCGATATGATTACTCTCTAATCACAAGGTTCTATGGTGTCCACTGTGTAAAACCTGTTAATGGACCCAAG GTCCGCTTCATTGTCATGGGAAATTTGTTCTGCTCGGAGTATCAGATTCATCGCCGTTTTGATCTTAAAGGTTCATCCTATGGCCGAACAGCGGACAAATttgaagaagagattgatgagacAACCACTCTTAAAGACCTGGACCTCAACTTCGTATTTCGGTTGCGGCGAACTTGGTATAGAGAGCTGCATGA gcaactccagagaGATTGTGAATTTTTGGAGTCTGAAGGTATTATGGATTACAGCTTCTTGGTGGGAGTtcacttctgtgatgatgtatcTGCTTCAAAGATGGGCTTCTCTACTTTTACTGCTTCTCCAA AGCTTTCGATGAAGACCGAGCCATTTCAAGTTGGTGGTCGTGGCATGCCAGAGCTGTGCTTCTCAGATAATGATTTTGATAGGATACCTAATTGCCG GAAGCCATTGATTAGACTGGGTGCGCACATGCCAGGGCGGGCAGAACAGGCATCCAGAAGAAGCGAGTTCGACCCATTTCTCCTCAGTGGTGGGGGGTTCCTGGCCGCAAACCAGACTGGGGAAGTGTCCGACGTGATCCTGTACTTTGGGATAATCGACATTCTCCAGGATTACGACTTCACCAAGCGGATAGAGCATGCTTACAAGTCTTTACAGACAGATCCCAATTCGATATCTGCCGTGGACCCGAAGCTCTACTCGAGGAGGTTTCAAGATTTCATTGGCAGAATTTTTGTAGAAGATGGCTAG